The genome window AGAGGAGGGTCTCTCCCCTTCGCAACTGTTTTTCTGTTGTTGGTTTGGTATGGAGGACAGCGGGAAGGGAGGGCTTTCGAGCAGGTGGAATGGCGCCCAACGGTGCTCCAACCCGCTTTCCCTTATTGGTTACTATTGCAGGGCGACCAAGAAGTAACTGGTTTACAGGGACCGCCGGCTGGGAGCTGCTCGCTGGACCCGATCCTTGGCGCGCTGCTGTCGAACAGGCGGTGGTTAGGATGACATGGGCCTGCTTCTGGCGCTCGCGCAGCCTATCGTACTGCTTCTTCAGCAGGGAAATATCCAAAGCGAGGCGATCCTTCTGTTCCACTTGCTGCTTTCCTGCCGCCGCAGGACCCACCGATCCACGTCTACCCCAATTCAAGCCGAATACGGTTGCTACCGCCAAGCGCTCCTCATCCGAATGGGTGTCCTCCTCGTCGTAGTAGAGCCTACAAATAGGAAGGCTGTGATATGTGTAGATACATCAATATTTTGTGATACTCACTGCAATCCTTGTTTGTGACGCAATGGGGCAATGTTGTAGAGATGCTTATCCCGCAGTTGTCGCAAATCTGCAATGGGTCCTAGCTTCACCACACGCTCAATAAGACCATTGGAGTCCACAAGATGGCCATTGAGGAGTTCACTGGAATAGGATCCCATCTTGCCATAGAACTCATCTGCAGAACGGACACTGATCACACGCCtgaaatttaaatcaaaaacaattttaatacaTATTATTTTAAGATTTAGCCTAAGCTTCAAGCTAAACTTATTCAAGTGCTTATTCTTTCAATTTTCCAATTCAACTAATGACCTTGGCCCCCTCCCTCTAGCTTACATTTAGCATAGTTCAATGTCGTTGATATTTACTAAACTTGTTTTCCACAAAACCATAAAAAGTTCCACAACGTCTGAACATGAAATTCCTGGTGGGTAAAGACCGAGCGGAATTGCTAAATTGCATTTGGCAAGCAAGAAAAACCCATGCCAAAATTCCTGCAGCCTTGACACAAATTCTCGCCTTGCACTGCGGCGATTGTTTGGCCAACTACCCACCGAAAACCAACCCAACCAAAACATTCTATGCAGACTGGGTGGCACACTGATATAATCGTACTCTTGCACTCAATTGCATTAAAAAACCTTGCTCTTCCTAGTAATGCATTTCAGATGGGTTTTTAACTCAATTCTGTTAAATTGGGAAAGTAACAAGTTTATACCAAAGGTTGGGAAATGTTCGGAATTCATACTCTAGTActtatttaaaatgaaaataataactTACTCTTCAAGCAGACTCCAAAGGACGAGGGCGGTGCGAAGAAGGACATCACTGCCCTCGATAAGGACCAGGTCCCAGACGCGCAGGACGCAGGACATGGGCAGGCAGGTACAGAACATGGTGAGGAACCACTGCATGGTAAAGACATTGGTTAGCGGCGGTTCGAAGGCATTCTCGACGGGTCCCTGGAGGCGTTGCAGGTGCTTCGCCAACCGTGGCAGTCGCGTCTGCATCAGCTCCCGGAAGACGCCCATGTCCGCCTGCAGGCCGCCCATCGAGCCGTAGAAGTAGCCCGTGGGCAGAACGCCCTCCACCAGGTAGATCATGACCTTCATggactcctcctcctccttgtcCATCACTTGCAGTATGAGGGCGCCCAGCATGTTGAATCCCTGAATTGTATTTGTGAAGTGCACACAGCAGACAAAGATCCTTTAAGGAGCACTCACCTGGCAGTAGCCCACCTCGGGGTTGTAACGGGCATAGCCCAGAAGGATGCGCTTCAGCTTGGCCTGGTTTATGGAGCCCGCGGGACCGGTGCACAGATTCGAGCCAGTGCGATGCAGATCCTAAACGAAGACGACTCATTTATGATTCTCTGGAGGACCACCTGTCCGTGACTGGAGCTCACCTTGACGATTTGTATGCCCAGCTCCTCGTCATCCTCGCGCCACTCCTCGCAAAAGCACTTCTCCCGCTGCTGCGCCCAGTCCACGTTCTTCGACTTGAGGTACTTGTCCGCCAGCGATAGCCACAACTGGAAGATATAATTCAACGAGTGATGggatttttctttaaaattatatatatatttagtaaTCCATGCTGAATGAATTTTATTAAGGATATATATTTAGTAAGCCCATCATACATAGCTTAGGAGAAATGtagttataaataataaataaaataaatatccCACATATCGTGTGACCTTATGCTGTCTAAACAAACTAGATGAAATCTCACCTTGCGTCGGAACTCGGGTGGAGTGCCTCCGGGCAGGCGGGCCACCAGCTTCATGGCATGCAGCCACTGGTTGTAATCCGAGGTGGCTTCATCGTCGGCagcggcggaggcggagggAGCGTGTCCGGATCCGGAGGCGGTGGGGCTGGTCCCGTGGCCTCCGCCATTGCGGGTCAGCATGGTGGTTTTGGTGCTGCTGGGGCTTCTATTGTTGCTGCCGggggtggtgatggtggtgctgctgctgaggCTGTTTTTAGTGGGCGAGGTTAGGCGGGCACTGGTAATGGCTTTCTGCGGCGGTGGTGAGAGGCTAAAACGCATTTTAGGCTGTGCATCGTCTGCAAAAGTTAAGCAAAAATCGTATATAGCATACTTTCGAGCGGCGAGCGAGAAAAGGATTTGGTTGTCTATTCAAAATAGGATTCTGGGCTCTTGGCGGCTGGATCCTTAGCACTTACAATATCCGTGCAGTATGCAAACTTTACATATATAGAGATATTTCGtaatattaaaatacagaGTTGGTTGTTGGCACCAAATATACGTTTTAAGAGCGCGCAAAAGAGAAAAGAAGAaagaatacaaaatatatttatatataagtatttATATAGCATATAGACACTTAATCAATCAAGTGCTCTGATCCGAATGGTGGCGAGAATGTCGATGAGCGAACCAACATTTGAGAGCGACAAAGATGCGGCATGCAGTTGTGGCACGGTTTGTGGCGATTGGTGGCACATCCTTGGGCGGCGGAATCATCAGTGAAGGCGGAAAAATGATAGCAAAGCCAAGTCAAAAGGACGAAAAACACTCCATTGAGAAGCGTGCCACACAGAACAACACGAGTGTCTGTCTTTGTGTTAAATTGACCATGACATTTATTTCACTTGACaagcgtgtgtgtgcgttgcgAGGATGCGAGCATGAGGATGTGTGGGCGATACATGTGTGTCCTGGCAAGGCATTCCATGTAAGCATACAAAGTTTGGCCTGCGAGATCCTCGGTGTGATGCTGACACCCCGACATGCGAACAATATCCCCGTGGCTCAACTTTATCGGCTTCTAGGCTGCAGACAGCTGCTAACAGGCATTCCCTGACCTCCACCTAAGCCACCCACATGCTCAGTCCTAAAGGTCaagttaataaaaaatatatgatgTCTTTCGCTGGCCCTTAGCAGCATAAATCCAGATTGCATTCGGCGGTACCTAGATTGGCTCAGGTTTAAGCTCCGCTTCTAAAATCGATATTTTTTCGGGAATCGCACTTTATGGCTGATAATTTgattttcgttttattttttaggaCTGCTCTGCGTTTGCCAGCTTATCAAACGGAACGTGAGCCACATTTTAAAGCTAAAATCTGAAAATTTTCCCGGGCTTCCATCAAAGCTTCGGCGGGGAAATAAAAAGGGAATGGAATGAGTGGAAATAACATTTCCGGTTTTAAAGAATTTCTCGGAAAATTGGCGTTATTGTTTGCTTTGAAAGCAGACAGCTTAAAATGCGGGGAATCCATTAAAATGTATGCCCAAAGAAGATACTAcacatttttgcaaaaataattcGCTATCTCAAAAGCCATTTTTGATTACTTTTACAGTTGTGCTTCCCTAAGTTAAACTATTAAATTGGCAAcatgtatttatattatatgcttataattaattaacaaacACAGTCTGTGAACATGATGATTCTCCTTCGTAAACTTGATTGATGAAAGTTCTACATAGCCATGCTATACTGTAACTGGCGGAATGATAGCAGGGAATTTTTTGCCATTCCATCGCTTGTTTACATGCTAATGCAAATCCACACATTCTGTATGTAAGTGTGTTCTAGCTGAAATGTTTACTCCTTCGGAGAAAGGCATTTGTATAATGAAGGAGCAGTTGGAAATGGCCGTTAACCAAAGTTAAAGCTGAACAAACATTGGCTTGTTTACTCCCAGCAAATTGGAGAAAGTCCTGGTAGGAGCAGCGGAGCTCTCTTGCCGCAGGACCAGCATCCGATGGAGTATGAGACCCCGACCCTGGCTAATGAAATACTAATTGCGCCGACTCTTATGTAATGGGGTACCTAACTTCGCACCAATTAGGCGCCGGACGTAAATACATTCTTTATTCTTTATGGCCAGCGGATGGACTGCCCGCCATGGGGGCTCATATTTTTTTCTGTTCGCTTCAAGTGCATTTTTCCATGGAAGATGGAAGATTTATGTGCGACTGACAACGAGGAGCAGTTCTTTATTGTACGCAAGTGAgtgtaattattttaaatgcgCCTGCCCAAGGACATCTAGCATCTACGAGTGTTTGTCAAGGCTGCGAATGTTAGCCCACATTCTGGCCCGAACGTTTTTGGCCCTGACCAAAACTAAACTTTGGCCAGTGTCACATGCGTCTTGTGTTTTTCTTATGTGTACCGAGTGTGTGCATTTgtaatgtgtgtgttttgtgtaCTCAACCATAAAAACACGTAAAGCATGACAGTTGGTTTAATGAGCCGAAAGAATATGCGTCCTGTCAGCTATTTATATAGGTGAACAAGAAATGAAAGAAGGTGGAATATTTTATGGCTATGATGGtcacataaaaatatatattacttTCATAGAAACATATCTCATATACAATTGGAATTAAGAGCTAAAAGCATGAATGGCTAAATAAAAACGGCTAACTGCCGTAGGTAAGACGTTAAAGAAAATACcatataacatttttaaatgttgCAAATAAAGGATGTACATGTTCAATAAAGgaaagaaaggaaaaaaagCTAATATTAGATATAATGACTTCTATCAAACCATATCAGGCAAGGTTATCGGCATATAATGACAGGTTTAACAATTTATCTCAGTGTGGCTATAACCGCATACTACCGTAAAACACTTTTAGTACGTCGCTTTAAGAGCTGACTTAAattctgcttccccttgagcaGTTCAAAGGGGATTTACTTCACTTTATGTAATGCCCATGTCCGCATTCAGCAGCCAAAGCTGGGTACTTAAACCGTATTTATCCCTGGGGATTGCATGACCCCAAAAGTGGTGGTCCTGGGCAGAAGAAAGAGCGGCGTCTGTGTGTCTGCGGCTACTTTCTTCTGGCCCAATCTGCGATGCAGTTGGGTAGGGCCTTTTATGAGAGCCGCAGATGCGCAGGCACGTTCTCAGCCATTAGTGTCAATTCGGGCGTGAGGCTGCTAATGAATTCCCCAGTCAATGGCCAACTGGATGATAAATTTAATCCTCACTGGTTCATTAAACTATTGCAATGCTTAACCCAAATGATTATCGGCTTAGTGATTGCGATTCGCCTTTATCGCGCGGTCCCAGACAAAAGCACTTCAACAGGCGATTATGCAAGAGGGAGCGATGAAAATCATGGGGTTAACTAAGGGAAAATAGAGGAAAATTGCGAGGGGTAAATCCTGCTTTTGATGGCAGCTTACATAATGACTCCCCGAGGAGCACTTTTTGTTGCGCTGCTGCCATTGCAGTTCTCGCAATCATGGCACGAGTTGTCCtctatttaattttgattaaatttcCGATTCATTTtcgcaaaaaaaagaagcgttactcatacgccacgtgggCCCGTGCAGGGGTATAGCAATCAATTTGTATGACGCGGACTGAAAATGCTTGTCAATTTCAATAAGCCCTCCTCTCAAAACTTAAGTGAACATTGTGTCCTGTCAAAAGCAAGAACAATTTTTATTCTTTTCTCAATTTTTGCATCTGCGtctgaaggctacataagttTGATAAGGGACTCTTGCTTGTGACAGGCCAGTTGCCTGCTTGGATTTACTTTAAAACTTTTAAGAAAGGGACTTTGTACTCAATCAAGATGGTATTTAAATGTACAAGGAGGTACATCTCTTTTGAGCTTATTCTTTAGTCTTTACCCTTGGATTCTTTTTAAgttattatacattttatagCTGCAATTATATTCATCTATATGATGTTCTTGGtggtaaattaaaaataacgAAACATTCCTAAGAAATGAACTAACACTTTTATTAAAAAGAGTTATTTCTAGCTATTTTTCTTTCACTCCCGATGATAAGGATTAGCCCTTCATCCGCTCAACTTCGGCTCGGATTTCTCATAACCCTGCGAAATTGGCACACGTGTGTGCACATGTCCGAGCTCCACAGGATCCTTCAACCGCCCACACAGCAGCTCGTGTCACTTTGCATCGCCATAAACGCGGTGGTGGGCGTCATAAACAAACCGCTCCGTCAGTGTAAAGTGTGAACTGCGACGCAGTAATTACAATTTGATGGGAAAATGTGAGAGGTGCTGGTGGAATTGAGAAaaaaatcaaggaccaaaaaCAGGAAACTCGCCAAACACACATACAAGCGAAATCAGCAGAGTGTAAAATGATTCCTGAAATGGGTGGGCAAAAACCGGAAGAAagggcaacagcaacaacttgGCCAACATGCAACAGATGTACATACAGATGTGTAAATGGAAAAGGTGTGATAGGATTTTCGAAAAGTTCCACTATCCTGAAAGAGCTgtgaaaaattcaaattatgtGTGCACTGCCCGAGGTGGATAAATATAAATGGGTTAAATGGGGTCGAACGCCTCCAACTCGGCTGTATGGCAAAATAATGGAAATTTATGCCAGCGAAGGGAAAGCCCTTGCCCtacgaaaaatgcaaatgttaATTACAAGCGGCCGCCAAAATTAGAATTGTGCGCGTTTACCGTGAGTAAAATtgtgtgtatgtatgcttGACTGTGTGGATGTGAGGTGTGTTTGTATGTGTGCTTTAGAGCGGACCTCAGTTAAATTTAATGTATACtcaaaaaacattaaagtAAAAGGATTCTAGTATATATATTGAGTATATATATTGGTGAATTGGATGTAATgtaatatcaatttaattatgatcaaagtaaataaaaaaaaattaattgatgAATGCTTAAAATGGCTATTAATAGggtaaataatttaatattttaaagtttatcATTAAACATAACATTTTGTTAAAACTTGGGCTTATAGAGGTCCGCCCTATCGAATGTGTGCCCAACGAATATTGAATGATATATGCAGCAGCTTTACTTTTGAACTTCTTTTGCATAAATTACCTTGTCGTTGTTATTTAGTTCGTTTTTAAACGTTGTTAAACAAATAAGGCaaagagagagatagagaaaGAGAGCGAGAGTTAAGTCTTTGTATCAAAACGAGCAAAAGATCGAAGGCATAGAAAGTCGATTATTTTGGCTTTGAGGCGCGCTAAAATAAACACACAATGGAAAAGACATCGATCGACAGTTAAAAAGACTTGAGAAgtatgttaattaattattgagtatgtatatgtacacgCACACAGAGAAACGCAGAGAGAATGAGTGTGGTTAGCTGGTCTGGTGCGGCTTGGCATAGTTACCCATGTTAAGTTAACGTGCGCCTGACGGTATGCTATGATTTCTGCCACTGCTCGCAGCGgctctttgttgttgctgcagcagttagtagtagtagtagtagtagtagtttttgttgttgtgggGATTCTCTATTTATGGTTTTACATTTTTGCTTTACGTTGTACTTGTTCTTGTTGTAGtagtagttgtagttgttgctgtGGCCTATTGTATTATTTACACAAGATTTACATGAATACACATATAGACACTTACACATAGGCATGCACATCTATAAATACGTATTGGTTTGTAGAGCTATTTGCATAGGTATTTGTAGCATGCTGAAGTTACATAATTTGGCAAAGACtctgacacacacacagggacaAATCGCCGTGGCTCAAATGTCattgaaaactattttttcgCCCTACAGACGAGCTCAAGAAACATtcaactcacacacacagttgttgcacaaaaaaaatgaaggaaAACCTTGACAACTAAGCAACTGCAGACCCAGTTCCCAAAAGCTGGCCAGGTGACTGCTGACTTGGGGGAAAAATGTGTGGAAAAAGCGGACACTAAGCAGTGTCTTAATGCTACACTCGGAAAAAGGTGTTGCTCGCAATGTTGGTTTGGTTATGAGTTCCTTTTTAACATTTGCATTGGGTGCTTAAACTTTTCCCATTATATGggaatatttaatattagtTTTGGCTTATTAGGTGATATTATTTTCACTGTAGCCATGCCATTGTACGCCTAGTGGTGCACTCATCGATTCCATGTCTTACTGGCCACTGTCTTGACCCACTTTCGTGGTTACGTTTGCTGCTTAGGCTGCCCCTTTCTAGCCAAGTAATTACCTTTGAGCCGGAGCtcgtttttaaaatttcatgcCATTTAAATGTACAAGATTGCACGAGCTGCTTTTAACGAGCCTAATAAGCCTAATACTGAGGATTGTGGCCATGACGAGAGGCTTTGAGAGAAAAGGGTAAGCGGAGCTTGTAGCCACGTGGATTTAATAAAGCGAACAAATAAAGAGGTTTGGTATGAAACCCTGCCACAAACGGCGGTAGTTTTGTTGTGGCTATTAATTACGAATTGACATCCTTCGAACTTCCCCTAACATTTCTGTTATATAGCAATTTTTCACCCATCAAAGTTGCTCAACCGCTGCATAATGGATGCGAATGGTTTGGCCCAGATATACGTGGATTAAAGCGGCATGGCCttcaacttttattttttgtgggGCATTCTTTGTAGTTATGCAATCCACAATCAactattttttccattttgccaAACAAAGCCAGTTCGTGAGCCTTTTCGCTGGTCGAGTGTGAGAGCGTGACATGAATCACACTCGTAGAATGCAGCAACAATGGCAGCAACAATAGCTGGCCATATCAGCCATGGCCAAAAGAGGAACCATCTCACGTGTGTGTGGCAGTCGGGGAATACAGACGGGGGTTTTTGGGTATATTACCAATATCCCACGTTGCAGCGCCAACGGGAAATGAACCAGGAAAACGCATTCAAATGGGCGCTGCgcttttaatgaaattttcgATTGCATGCTTTTGGGCAGCTCTTAATTGCATTTTCCTAGGCTCAGCCGATCGATAAAATCGTATTATTCCATTACGCACGCTGTTGCCATTtctttgaaattaattagaAAGTGTAGTTTTTCCGTCTTTGAataagttaaataataaataaataatagcaCGCTACTTTTGCACCCGCTCTTGTTTTTATGGCCCTTGTTTTCTAGCTTCCATTGGTATTTTGGTCGACGAGTATCAAGGGTAacacacttacacacacacacccacacttgTGTAAATAGAGAAAGAGAGGGGTGCAGAGGAGCGAAAGAGACGAGGGGGTGATATAAAAACATAGATAAGACAGgcaggcgaaaaattcttgtggAGGCCAGTCTTCCACGTTTGTTGTTTCAAACCGCTtgtgcacacgcacacactcacatccCCCGCACTCAAAGTCAAATTTACATGTGTATGGCTGTGcgtcggtgtgtgtgtgtggcccGTCAGACAGTCTCAATGCTGCTCTGTGTCGTCATCAAGTCAGCCTCCTCCTTTcgaggcacacacacacacacacgtacacgcATGGGCTTCACCTGCCCACAACTctcacacacgcacgcacaccaGCAAATGGCCACAGGACACAACAAAGTTCATTCAATaaatgcaaacacaaacacacacatacatgcaCGGTGCGTGACGGTAGCGGGGCTTTTTTCAGCGTTCAGCGTTTGAGCGTTTGGGCTTTCGCTTTTCCGATTCCGCACTTCACGATCCACACAGCTGAGAGTTCCGCACTTGACTGACGGCAGTGGCCAAGACTCAGGCCAGAATCGAGCCCCCAGCTGTCAGTGGGGAGCCTGCGCAGTGGCATGCCCCCTCCCACCCACACGCACACTTTGACATTTGGTGCACTCAAAAAAACAATATAGTCCTGTCGGTAGAAATTGTTGCTATAAAGGCATACTACTTTGATAATTTTCAACAGTATCCTCTTTAGGCTTTTGGAACTTTggataaatattttgtattttgattATAGGCTTAGTAATCTATAGCCCGAAACTCACCACTCTCCACGATGAGCACAGCAGTGACGAACTCGCACAGGACCTCCTGATGCCTCTGCAGACGATCCCTGGCCACGAGCACCCGCTCCAGGAGATAGCCCAGCATAAGGATCTCGACCTTTAGGATGGCGCACACGTCGATGAGCTTGCGCACATCCAAACGCTCCAGGGCGGACCGATCACCGACCATGCCGCTGGCCAATTGCGCCAGTTGTCCTTTCTTCTTCTTCGGGGATCGTTTAAGGACAGGATTCCGGCAACAACGCCTTATACGTTTGGCCAGCACTTCTTGCCTGCCGTAGATATCGCATAGCAATGCATCGAGTAGCTTCTTGGTTTCACTGGATAATGGTATTCCTAAGTTCCAGCTATCACCATTATGCTAATAAAACTCACCTCATTTTGCTGACTTTATGATAACACTCAACAGTTGGTGgtttacttttaattttaatgcttGCATTGGTCTTGAGTTGCTTggtagttttttattttttcttttttttacaaaattcAACTGAAGAACTTAAATTAACATAATAATCAAAACGAGTTTAAGGTGctttttgaaatgtttttttatttttatgccgttttacagttttaaatttgttattGATAGATTTGCTCAAGGTTGCTTAGTAAGGCAAGGGTTTCGAATAATGATGACCAgaataaaatttcaaatttcatatGAAATCGTAAAATTGTGTATAAACCTTGAAACAATATGAGGGTATTTAGATTTGCTGTCCTAATAGAAGGTACGATCGATGTGTGTGTTCAGGGAGAAATTGCGATACATGCCGAAGCGCACGACTTCATTGGAGAAACTCTGGGGCAATGGATAGAAACGCTTGGGTATGGTATAGGCATTCGGGGCATAGTAACCATATTCGGAGTTGCAGGTGCGGTACATTGTATTGGAATCCGTCTCCACGCCATAACCTTTGAAGCTGTCTGTTTAGAAAATATTCAGCAATTTAACATTGTAGAATTCCTGCGAACGTAGAAACCTTTTACTTACAGGGACACTTGATGTCCTCCCGCTTGTGCAAATTCTCATAGAGTTGGGCAGTCCGTACGACGGGCTTGCGTTTTTGAAACTTGGCAAACTCAACCTCCGGATTGAAGGTCTCAAACTTGTCACAGTACTGTTCGCACATTTTCCTGTTTTTACTGTTGAAAATTTGTAATTGTTTTAAGCGATGTTTGCTTATGTGAGCtcgaataaataataaatgcctTATGCTATTGAACCAACGGGACAAGTGCCAAAGAGGTTGCTATGTTTGAATTTTGACAGTCAGCCGGGTGGGGAAACACTACATAGATATCAAAAAGTCAGCGCCTGCGCGAGTCTAACCGCTTTGACAGCTCGCGTGACAATTGTGGCCTGGCCAACCCACCCCTTAGAAAATATACACAAAACCCGAACTCAACACACAACAATTTCCTGCAAAATTCACTTCACAATGTATAGGATGTGCAATCTATCGAATCTGCTGAACTTCATCATCTGCATAGCCAGCTTTAGCCAGAACTTCGATGGAACCCTGGCGGTCAAGAGGGGTCCACATCATCCGAGGGGCGAAACCAGGAGAGTGGACCAGCATCTCACCCATGAGGAGCAGTAAGTGGGGGGCAGTAACGCAAATGTTGtaaaaatttcaataaaattcCTATATTTTAGTCGCATCGATGACGATTTGAGGGACATGGGCGTCCAGGCAAATCTAGATGATTTGAGTGAGGAGGAGAAAATCTTCTATATGTTTAAGGTATGTGGTTGGTTTTTGACTAATTTGTTAGTTGCACTAATTCGTGTTATCGCTTTAGGCTCATGACAATGATAATAACAATGCACTGGATGGCCTCGAAATGATTCAGTCTGCCATGCATCATAACTATGACTATTTCAAAAACAACGAGCGGGATGAATACCTTCAAAATGCCACCGATGAGCTGGAACACTTTATAGGTAGTTAAACGATTCCTATcttagtttttcatttctttgcTTTGATTTTAGAAATTATATTCCCCTCTATAGatggaaatatatttaaatataatctCAAAATGATTTTCTTGCAGAGGCAATTGATAAATTTCTGCTGATTGCCGACGACAATAACGATGGCCTGCTGCATTACCCAGAATTCGTGAAGGCCATTACCGGTGGCAAGGAGCAGCCGAATGTGGACAGGAATATCCTGCGCTAATCCCTTCAAGATCCCGACTAGCAGTACTCAACCAAACAGAAACCGAACAGCCGAAGTAGACACAATAATAGTCATAGCATAGTTAAATTTCGTAGCAACTAATCTGATTTCCAAGCTGAACCATTTGAGACTGTAATACCGCAAGCAGAAAGAAACCAAGCACTGCACCTCGTTTGTACTACAACCTAATGAtttaatatacatttaaatagATACATAAATAAGATTGCCTTTTGCTTTGGAATCTTTAGAGCAATCCGTCACAGGTCTGGGTCGTGTTGCAGGCCACTCCCCGGAAGCCATCGTAGGCGGCACGCTCCATGAGGACGATGAGGTCGTTGTAGCGCGGCTTCTCCAGCGGCACTCTGTGGATTAGTTAGAAACAGATTAATACTTAATATAACACAGCGATATCTTAAGTTATCATCTGTAATAGTTAAGTTTCtaacaatattttttaataaagtttGCACTTATCAATTAGGAATGCCTTCTTACCCTTGGAAAACTTCAATGGCGCCCATAAGAGCACGTCCTGCTTTCGCGTACTCATATGCTGATGTGGGGCAGGCACAGGATGCTGCGTAGAGGCACTCATCTCGGCCGGCTCCTTGGGCGGCCAGAAATCCGGTTATGAGATAGTCATCGCCAGAAGCTATGCCCAAACCGAAGTTATCACTACGACCGGCTGAGCGGCCATGTCCATAACCATAGCCACTCCAGTGCCCTGCGCCCAGCATTCCGGCTGAGAAGATTAGGACTTTCAGGAGTATGATGATCAGCAGGTTGGTCAGATTCAGACTAAGGACCTTCAGTgaaaatcacaaaatttaagCAGAATTAGAATGTTAAGGGAATATATCCTTGATATCCTTAACCCACTTGACTATTTCCGGCTGATCGATGTAGCAGCTCCTTGGCCACCTGGATGACCACATGACCAGCGGGACTGCCGAACATGCTGTTGGCATTCCGCAGCCAAGAAAGAGGTCTTTCCAGAGATGTTACTTCGCCATTGAACTCCTCCCCGCTGGAGTTCGATGAAGCCCCATTATCCGCATTAAGATCGTAAGATTGTAGCTGATAGCTGGCTGCATTGGCAAGATCTAGGGAACAGATCAAAACCAACAGTGTGGTGATAGCGATGATCATGTGATCTCCGCCTGGTTGTGGCATCTTAAAGATCGCGTGATTGTCAGTC of Drosophila mauritiana strain mau12 chromosome 3R, ASM438214v1, whole genome shotgun sequence contains these proteins:
- the LOC117142227 gene encoding uncharacterized protein LOC117142227 — protein: MPQPGGDHMIIAITTLLVLICSLDLANAASYQLQSYDLNADNGASSNSSGEEFNGEVTSLERPLSWLRNANSMFGSPAGHVVIQVAKELLHRSAGNSQVLSLNLTNLLIIILLKVLIFSAGMLGAGHWSGYGYGHGRSAGRSDNFGLGIASGDDYLITGFLAAQGAGRDECLYAASCACPTSAYEYAKAGRALMGAIEVFQGVPLEKPRYNDLIVLMERAAYDGFRGVACNTTQTCDGLL
- the LOC117142229 gene encoding UPF0691 protein C9orf116 homolog, yielding MCEQYCDKFETFNPEVEFAKFQKRKPVVRTAQLYENLHKREDIKCPYSFKGYGVETDSNTMYRTCNSEYGYYAPNAYTIPKRFYPLPQSFSNEVVRFGMYRNFSLNTHIDRTFY
- the LOC117142226 gene encoding multiple coagulation factor deficiency protein 2 homolog yields the protein MPYAIEPTGQVPKRLLCLNFDSQPGGETLHRYQKVSACASLTALTARVTIVAWPTHPLENIHKTRTQHTTISCKIHFTMYRMCNLSNLLNFIICIASFSQNFDGTLAVKRGPHHPRGETRRVDQHLTHEEHRIDDDLRDMGVQANLDDLSEEEKIFYMFKAHDNDNNNALDGLEMIQSAMHHNYDYFKNNERDEYLQNATDELEHFIEAIDKFLLIADDNNDGLLHYPEFVKAITGGKEQPNVDRNILR